The DNA region TAACTGTTCTATAGCTCCTTCGAGGTGTTAgataacaaaaacatgaaatctCGTGGGTTTGTTTCGATGTGATGACAAAAGTAAAGATGCATTGGGAGTTCAATTAGATCAAACCATACTAACTTATGAATATACATGGTGCCAAATCACTGATTTTGTTTAACTAAATTTGCTTCATAGATTGCAAATACGCTTGATCGTGTGGTTGGAAACATCGGAAGAAAGCCCTTGAAAGTCTTGGTCCAAGTGAATACCAGTGGCGAAGAGTGTAAGAGTCTGAGAAATTCTTCTTCAACTTTGAATGTTTTCCAGCTTTCACCTTTTCTTAATACTATCTGAGGTGATCTTCTTAACTGAAACTTTCAGCTAAATTCGGCGTGGAACCCTCAGGATGCGTAGGACTGGCGAAACACGTGAAGGAAGCTTGCTCCAATCTCGAGTTTTCCGGGTTGATGACTATAGGGATGGCTGATTACACTTCAACCCCAGAGAATTTCAAGGTTATATAATCTGTTTTGAGCCTAACATGTTTGGTAATATTTTTACAACACTAAAAGGAGCTCACGTTcgtttcttattatattatatgtgtagTTGCTTGCGAAATGCAGAAGTGAAGTGTGTAAGGAGCTTGGAATACCGGAGGAGCAGTGTGAGCTATCTATGGGGATGTCTGGTGACTTTGAGTTAGCCGTaagttgttgttgattgttgattcaAGTAAAAAAGTTATGAGATCTGTTCAAAATGTTAAAGAGTTTTCTTAATGGCTTTGGGAGTTACAGATTGAACTGGGAAGCACAAATGTGAGAATAGGGTCTACAATTTTTGGGGCGAGAGAGTATCCTAAGAAGAAATGAAGTAAACTGGCGGGTGATGAGATTGATACATAAGACTCATAACATCCCAATAAACAACCTGCCAAGACTTGTAAAACCCTACACATCACAAGAATTAATCGTAAGATGATAATTTTGGTGTTTgatgagagaaagaggaagagagtacGTTTACCTGAGAGTTAAAATATTGACACATATTTTGCCtttatttataaagaaagagaagaagtgtgtacaaccaaatcaaaacatgaaatttttttttgataactagtaaattttttttgataactagtaaattttttttgttcttggaaaaacatgaaaatttgtATGCGAAAATCTTTTTTCTAATTCATTAGGTTCATCATTGCCAATTTGACATTTTTTGCTCTAAGAATAAATAACAAACAATTTGTTCATTTGGGGCTTTATACACCCAAATCTTATTATTGGCCCTTATAAACTTGCTAATGTACGATGCTAGTTataaagaatatttaaaaagttgTCCCAACAACATCTTAATCTTTTTACCAAAGGAAGTCACGTACTAATTGCTTTGGGAGTTCTGCAGTATAAGTAAACCATATCTAGCACTTATCTTCTAGTCAAGGCTTCTTCAATAATCGATTTACAATCTTAATTAGCTTTTAAACAACAAATCTAAAACACCAAATCAAAGAAGTTCATATAAATCTACTATTGACTGAATCAACTagaattaatcaatcaatctatCTCAGCAAAAGAATCAGAAGGTAGAAGAGTTACATTGGTCATATTGATTCAGTCAAATATCAAAATCAGTCAAGTACCACAAATACGGATATTTTGTGAAAAGAATGACCAAGTTAGAGTGAAGTAATAAGAAACAAGAGAGAACTTCGAAtctgcagagagagagagctccACTTTGATCAACTGAATTTAGCCAAAACCTAGAATTCTCTCCTAAGGTATTTCAATTTCCTACTTCATAcgaaaataaaaactcaaacctCTCAAAGAGTTAAAGAAGAGCGTGTTAAAGAAGGATGTACCGTTGTTCCATTCAAGGTCGTAGCCTGTAATGCCGCCGAGCTGCTCCTGGATGATATTGAAATTACGACCGTTGGTCCAGTCGTACCAAAGGTCAATCATCGCCGGAGTAATTCATAAACATTAACGCGTGGAACTGGTGTGGCCATGGCGTCTGGAACAGGCTCATCCGCGGTGGCGATTTTTAACGCCAGTGGTTAAAACGATGAAGATGACGATTAGTATCAGTAATCAGTGGTCGTCTAAAAGCCATCTGTCTCAGGTTTTGGTTGATCGAAGACGGGGAGGTCAAAAAATTACTTGTGTTACTTCTTTTCTCAACATTACTTGTACCTCTTAGGAAGAGAGGTATAACACTTGCTAAACGTAAcgtattttatattaattgaagCCAGTTTCTTCGGGAAAATTTAGCACCCAAACAAGATtccaaagtaaaagaaaattcattGAGTTAGTTTCTTCAAAAGCGtcatatataaaatcaattaagtaACACACTCATGAGGGATTTCTATAAATCGATGCTATGCCCTACTCTATGTATACTCTCTGTTGCTTGACCTACACTGTTGCTGAGTTATAATAAGGTTATGTTTGTTGATGCTCCTATTAGCCCTTCCCTCACAATGCGCATAGCAGCTTCGTTCGTGAACTTCCTTGCAAAAAGAAAGCACGGGACTGGTCTTGAATCCGCCTTACACCATTCAGTTCGAGATTCAGACTCATAATAGACATGGTCTATTTTCTGCCCCAAGAAAAGAACGAGAACGACAAAATTACTCAAAAGATCTCATTTGGTTGTGATTT from Camelina sativa cultivar DH55 chromosome 3, Cs, whole genome shotgun sequence includes:
- the LOC104770778 gene encoding proline synthase co-transcribed bacterial homolog protein yields the protein MNDLENEEKPENEHVVESAMSSTAAIDGVAALRSVFQRVNQAAEKAGRASDRVRVVAVSKTKPVSLIRQVYDAGHRSFGENYVQEVIEKAPQLPEDIEWHFIGNLQSNKVKPLLTGVPNLVMVESVDDEKIANTLDRVVGNIGRKPLKVLVQVNTSGEESKFGVEPSGCVGLAKHVKEACSNLEFSGLMTIGMADYTSTPENFKLLAKCRSEVCKELGIPEEQCELSMGMSGDFELAIELGSTNVRIGSTIFGAREYPKKK